In Fundulus heteroclitus isolate FHET01 chromosome 18, MU-UCD_Fhet_4.1, whole genome shotgun sequence, a single genomic region encodes these proteins:
- the bmp16 gene encoding bone morphogenetic protein 16 — MKHSRSESTRQGIVTLELKDIPWTLHTSHHTWTSTMLPANLLLLMVLLLPQASSGRQGGESSETDNGRVPPSPSSPSSTAAPPDPGVAQTIQSLLLSRLGLQSQPEPRPGVPVPQYLLDLYHFHQQQYHLLEDPSFSFPSHHIQQANTIRSFHHSEPHGDSTKANDQTRVHISFNISSIPQDETVLSAELRLLRSDTASLGPGPHRLNLYLSKHHEDPEPTLLETRLLTDGLHNRKSGGFWEAFSLNAELLHKAHGGTGSLGFLLETKPENSTTSPDQSYSSAAGNDQAEQYKKRHLRVCRSVGQDDHSWAQERPLLVTYSHDGHGEPLVKHGRRTSGNNKWIKTRKGSNMRRKKSSKGHNRDHDWAKARKIDYSTKSWGDDKGGASWSDRGRVKRNGGPAKLKRMSRGRCRRHPLYVDFSDVGWHKWIIAPSGYDAFFCLGECRYPLADHMNASSHAVVQTMVNSVNVAVPRACCVPTSLSPIALLYLDNHDRVVLKNYQDMVVESCGCW, encoded by the exons GTCCACCATGCTCCCTGCTAACCTCCTGCTCCTCATGGTCTTGCTGCTACCTCAAGCCTCGTCTGGTCGCCAGGGTGGAGAATCCAGCGAGACTGACAATGGCAGGGTGCCCCCATCACCTTCTTCCCCATCGTCCACGGCAGCACCACCAGATCCTGGCGTGGCTCAGACCATCCAGTCCCTCCTCCTGAGCCGGCTGGGCCTGCAGTCTCAGCCGGAACCCAGGCCCGGCGTGCCAGTGCCGCAGTACCTCCTTGACCTCTATCACTTCCACCAGCAGCAGTACCACCTGCTGGAAGACCCATCGTTTAGCTTTCCCAGCCATCACATCCAGCAGGCTAACACTATTCGCAGTTTTCACCACAGTG aaCCTCATGGAGACAGTACCAAAGCAAACGATCAGACAAGAGTGCACATTTCCTTCAATATCTCCTCTATACCTCAAGATGAAACGGTTCTCTCTGCTGAACTTCGCCTACTCCGCAGTGACACAGCGTCCCTGGGCCCTGGACCCCACAGATTAAACTTATACCTTTCTAAACACCATGAGGATCCTGAGCCCACTTTGCTTGAAACAAGGTTACTCACAGATGGCCTTCATAACCGTAAATCTGGTGGTTTCTGGGAGGCATTTAGCCTAAATGCGGAGCTCCTCCATAAGGCCCATGGTGGGACCGGCAGCTTGGGCTTCCTCCTGGAGACCAAACCTGAAAACAGCACCACCTCACCTGACCAGAGTTACTCCTCTGCTGCAGGTAATGATCAGGCAGAGCAATACAAAAAGAGACACCTGAGGGTATGCAGGTCTGTGGGGCAGGACGATCACAGCTGGGCCCAGGAGAGACCCCTCTTGGTGACTTACAGTCATGACGGCCATGGAGAGCCTCTAGTCAAACATGGCAGGAGAACATCTGGTAATAACAAGTGGATTAAGACCAGAAAAGGGTCAAACATGAGGAGGAAGAAAAGCAGCAAAGGCCACAACAGAGACCACGACTGGGCAAAGGCCAGAAAAATCGATTATTCTACGAAGAGCTGGGGGGATGATAAAGGAGGAGCAAGCTGGAGTGATCGTGGAAGGGTGAAAAGAAATGGTGGTCCAGCTAAACTGAAGCGGATGTCCCGTGGCAGGTGCCGGCGCCATCCTCTATATGTAGATTTTAGTGATGTGGGCTGGCACAAGTGGATCATCGCACCTAGTGGCTATGATGCCTTCTTCTGCCTTGGAGAGTGCCGTTACCCTCTGGCTGACCACATGAATGCCTCCAGCCATGCTGTGGTCCAAACCATGGTAAACTCTGTGAACGTAGCAGTGCCCCGGGCCTGCTGCGTCCCAACCTCCCTCAGCCCCATTGCCCTGCTGTACCTGGACAATCACGACAGAGTCGTGCTGAAAAATTACCAAGACATGGTGGTGGAGAGCTGTGGCTGCTGGTAG